The following are encoded together in the Adhaeribacter arboris genome:
- a CDS encoding LTA synthase family protein, with product MFDPFFKIIIKRLFLLLVVYQLLRVAFYLANSSTFSEIPVNQLAAAFYYGLRFDFSAILVINIPFIFFSLAPPTFLHRKGYQQFLKGLYFIVNTPFILLNLVDTEYFKFIGRRSTNEVATITQDILAQANQLTQNYWYILLVLGFLVMALYFLYPKNFSYQPQKDRRKVWQVALLILLTVIFIRGGIQYKPIRVSTAFGYEPPVLGNLILNSTFTFVRSLNKRTIERARYFKTKQDLLQTLRFDPHKVLSVEGEPIRDNVVIIILESFGSEYTGIENGGQGYTPFFDSLATQGLFLRENYANGRRSIEALPSILSGLPSLMDNPFMASAYQGNEIYGIGNVLQPQGYYTSFYHGGANGTMSFNAFAKLAGFTHYYGLDEYPKERLEKDFDGNWGIFDEPYLQYVAQQLNQQPQPFLTGVFTLSAHHPYTLPTTYKNKFPKGKLKIHPTIAYTDFALRQFFKTAAQQPWYANTLFVLTADHTQQVYQKTYKNRLGYHKVPLLFFRPGKKFTNANPHKITQHADILPTLVDYLNVPTDKLLPFGTSVFDTNSPGKALIFIDGIYSFIRNDYITELHPNGKAHLFRYKTHGYTKLKKEPESIKKIYGRELEAYVQYFRNAMLDNNLYYWLHPGKAAPAP from the coding sequence ATGTTTGATCCTTTTTTCAAAATTATTATAAAACGGCTGTTCTTGCTGCTGGTAGTCTACCAATTGCTGCGAGTAGCTTTTTATTTAGCTAATAGTTCTACTTTTAGCGAAATTCCGGTGAATCAGTTAGCTGCAGCTTTTTATTATGGCTTACGCTTTGATTTTTCGGCTATCCTGGTTATTAACATTCCGTTTATATTTTTTTCGTTAGCTCCACCCACATTTTTGCACCGGAAAGGCTACCAGCAGTTTTTGAAAGGCTTGTATTTTATTGTTAACACTCCCTTTATCTTACTAAACTTAGTTGATACCGAGTATTTTAAGTTTATTGGTCGGCGCTCTACTAACGAAGTTGCCACCATCACGCAGGATATTTTGGCACAAGCGAATCAGCTTACTCAGAATTACTGGTATATTTTGCTCGTTTTAGGATTTCTGGTTATGGCGCTTTATTTTCTTTACCCTAAAAACTTCTCGTACCAACCGCAAAAAGATCGTCGTAAAGTCTGGCAAGTTGCTTTATTAATTCTTCTAACTGTTATTTTTATTCGGGGAGGTATTCAATACAAACCTATTCGGGTAAGTACTGCATTTGGCTATGAACCGCCCGTGTTGGGTAATCTGATTTTAAATAGCACCTTCACCTTTGTGCGCAGTTTAAATAAAAGAACCATTGAGCGCGCGCGCTATTTTAAAACAAAGCAGGATTTATTGCAAACGCTGCGGTTTGATCCGCATAAAGTTTTGTCGGTGGAAGGAGAACCCATCCGGGACAATGTTGTTATTATCATCCTGGAAAGTTTTGGCTCCGAATATACCGGCATTGAAAACGGCGGCCAGGGTTATACCCCCTTCTTTGATTCATTGGCCACGCAAGGATTGTTTTTAAGGGAAAATTATGCTAATGGTCGGCGTTCCATTGAAGCACTGCCTTCTATCCTGTCGGGTTTACCTTCGCTCATGGATAATCCGTTTATGGCCTCGGCTTACCAGGGAAACGAGATTTACGGGATTGGTAATGTGCTGCAACCGCAAGGATATTATACTTCCTTTTACCACGGTGGGGCTAACGGTACCATGAGTTTTAATGCTTTTGCCAAACTGGCCGGTTTTACTCATTATTATGGGCTCGACGAATATCCCAAGGAGCGCTTAGAAAAGGATTTTGATGGAAATTGGGGAATCTTCGACGAGCCTTATCTGCAATACGTGGCGCAACAATTAAACCAACAACCCCAACCGTTTTTAACCGGAGTTTTTACTTTAAGCGCCCACCATCCTTACACGCTACCAACTACTTACAAAAATAAATTCCCCAAAGGCAAATTAAAGATTCATCCAACTATTGCGTACACTGATTTTGCTTTACGCCAATTTTTTAAAACAGCTGCTCAACAACCTTGGTACGCTAATACTTTATTCGTACTCACCGCCGACCATACCCAACAGGTGTATCAGAAAACTTATAAAAACCGGCTGGGTTATCATAAAGTACCCTTATTATTTTTCCGGCCGGGTAAAAAGTTTACGAACGCTAACCCGCATAAAATTACCCAGCACGCCGATATATTGCCCACCCTGGTAGATTATCTAAATGTGCCAACGGATAAATTACTCCCCTTCGGTACCTCTGTTTTCGATACAAATTCTCCGGGTAAAGCCTTAATTTTTATTGATGGTATTTATTCATTCATCCGGAACGATTACATAACCGAGCTTCACCCGAACGGAAAGGCGCACTTATTCCGATATAAGACGCATGGTTATACAAAGTTGAAGAAAGAACCAGAAAGTATTAAGAAAATTTATGGCCGCGAACTAGAAGCATACGTGCAGTACTTCCGGAACGCCATGCTCGACAACAATTTATATTATTGGCTACACCCGGGTAAAGCAGCACCCGCGCCGTAG
- a CDS encoding glycoside hydrolase 5 family protein, with translation MLELEVQASSTEEPVTLPWIQVAPDAPYFITENGENWTPIGQNDAITWPEFAGLFRRKNMTAVENHLAYLAEHGVTCLRFMLEYAQTENRYFERPAGKFQPNMVKLWDDLFALCEKYGLRLLLTPYDTFWMWIRWKHHPYNKLNGGPCARRSQWLLCPDTLRTIKNRLSFAAERWGGSGALFAWDLWNEIHPAHAENNTDVFYQFVSEISTHLREVEMRLYGRAHLQTVSLFGPVLHEHPAVADVIFRHPQLDFATTHFYDAKTINHPKDTVASAICTGALVREALQHLQQPKPFFDSEHGPIHAFKDLHRTLPEPFDDEYFRHIQWAHFASGAAGGGMRWPNRHPHVLTPGMRVAQQNLTNFLGYINWAQFNRKNLNEEIQISSPAFVGFACGDDQQAIVWLLRQDKLAKLNKLKVLDKSATPLTFSVTVPGLAIGQYRVYFWDTQKGQKIKELELEKKQDQDLFIQIPPIITDVALAMKRIPS, from the coding sequence ATGCTGGAATTAGAAGTACAAGCCAGTTCAACGGAAGAACCGGTAACGCTACCTTGGATTCAAGTAGCGCCGGATGCGCCTTATTTTATAACGGAAAACGGCGAAAACTGGACTCCTATCGGACAAAACGATGCCATTACCTGGCCGGAATTTGCTGGTTTATTTCGCCGGAAAAATATGACGGCCGTAGAAAATCATTTAGCTTATCTGGCGGAACACGGAGTTACTTGTTTGCGGTTTATGCTGGAATATGCGCAAACGGAAAACCGGTATTTTGAAAGACCCGCCGGCAAGTTTCAGCCGAACATGGTTAAACTCTGGGATGATTTATTTGCTCTTTGTGAAAAATACGGGTTACGCCTTTTACTTACGCCGTATGATACCTTCTGGATGTGGATCCGGTGGAAACACCACCCCTACAATAAATTGAATGGCGGACCTTGTGCCCGGCGTTCGCAATGGTTGTTGTGCCCGGATACTTTACGGACCATTAAAAACCGCCTGAGTTTTGCCGCAGAACGCTGGGGCGGTAGTGGGGCTTTGTTTGCCTGGGATTTATGGAATGAGATCCATCCGGCGCATGCCGAAAATAATACGGATGTATTTTACCAATTTGTAAGTGAGATAAGTACGCATTTACGGGAAGTAGAAATGCGCTTGTACGGCCGCGCCCATTTACAAACCGTTTCGTTGTTTGGGCCGGTTTTACACGAGCATCCCGCCGTAGCGGATGTTATTTTCCGGCACCCGCAACTCGACTTTGCCACTACCCATTTTTACGACGCCAAAACTATTAATCATCCTAAAGATACCGTAGCTTCAGCTATTTGTACCGGTGCCTTGGTGCGGGAAGCTTTGCAACATTTACAACAGCCCAAACCTTTTTTTGACAGCGAACACGGCCCCATTCATGCCTTCAAAGATTTACACCGGACTTTACCCGAGCCGTTTGATGATGAATATTTTCGCCACATTCAATGGGCACATTTTGCTTCGGGAGCAGCGGGAGGTGGCATGCGCTGGCCGAACCGCCACCCGCACGTACTTACTCCGGGTATGCGGGTAGCGCAACAGAATCTTACTAACTTTCTTGGTTATATTAACTGGGCGCAGTTTAATCGAAAAAACCTGAATGAAGAAATCCAAATTTCTTCTCCCGCCTTTGTTGGTTTTGCCTGCGGCGATGATCAACAAGCTATTGTATGGCTGCTGCGGCAAGACAAATTGGCTAAATTGAATAAATTAAAAGTATTAGATAAGTCAGCTACACCTTTAACTTTTTCGGTAACTGTTCCTGGCTTAGCAATTGGTCAGTATCGGGTTTATTTCTGGGATACGCAAAAAGGTCAGAAAATAAAAGAATTAGAGTTAGAGAAAAAACAAGATCAGGATTTATTTATCCAAATACCACCTATTATTACCGATGTTGCCTTGGCCATGAAAAGAATACCGTCCTAA
- a CDS encoding type I restriction enzyme HsdR N-terminal domain-containing protein, translating into METLNLPAFPVKVKQAENKFWIFDGIRRKYLVLTPEEWVRQHFIHYLVQYLHYPKGLISPERGITYNSLAKRTDICVYNTAGQVCMLVECKASSVKISEVTIHQATTYNQNVRAKYIVLTNGLEHYCWQVDFEKATTISLAGIPYYPNL; encoded by the coding sequence ATGGAGACGCTGAACTTACCGGCTTTTCCGGTTAAGGTGAAACAAGCCGAGAACAAATTCTGGATTTTTGATGGTATACGCCGGAAATACTTGGTTCTTACGCCGGAAGAGTGGGTTAGGCAGCATTTTATTCATTACTTGGTGCAGTATTTACATTATCCAAAAGGGCTAATTTCCCCCGAACGCGGCATCACGTATAATTCTTTAGCGAAACGCACGGATATATGCGTGTACAATACGGCTGGTCAAGTGTGTATGTTAGTTGAATGCAAGGCTTCTTCGGTTAAAATTTCGGAAGTTACTATTCATCAGGCTACCACTTACAATCAAAATGTTCGGGCAAAGTACATTGTGCTTACCAACGGCCTGGAACATTATTGCTGGCAGGTTGATTTTGAAAAAGCAACGACAATTTCCCTGGCAGGCATTCCGTATTATCCAAATTTGTAA
- a CDS encoding AMP nucleosidase — translation MKSKEDIVRNWLPRYTGMALNEFGEYILLTNFINYVAMFSERFNCEIRGMNKPMQTATANNITIINFGMGSPMAATVMDLLSAVRPKAALFLGKCGGIKEKVKLGDLILPIAAIRGEGTSDDYLPPEIPALPSFRLQRSVSSMIKKHEMDYWTGTVYTTNRRVWEHDEDFKEYLRSVRVMGIDMETATIFVVGFMNDIPHGALLLVSDNPMTPEGVKTAESDLKVTTNFVEKHLSIGIDAMVELRDSGESVKHLRYE, via the coding sequence ATGAAATCGAAAGAAGATATTGTTCGAAACTGGCTACCCCGGTACACCGGTATGGCCCTCAACGAATTCGGTGAATATATATTATTAACTAATTTTATTAATTACGTGGCTATGTTCTCGGAACGGTTTAACTGCGAAATCCGGGGAATGAACAAGCCCATGCAAACCGCCACGGCTAATAATATTACTATCATCAATTTTGGGATGGGCAGCCCTATGGCGGCTACCGTTATGGATTTATTATCGGCGGTACGGCCAAAAGCCGCTTTATTTTTAGGAAAATGCGGCGGCATTAAAGAAAAAGTTAAATTAGGCGATTTGATTTTGCCCATTGCGGCCATTCGCGGGGAAGGTACTTCCGACGATTACCTGCCGCCTGAAATACCGGCTCTTCCCTCTTTCCGGTTGCAACGCTCGGTTTCCTCGATGATTAAAAAACACGAAATGGATTACTGGACGGGCACTGTTTATACCACCAACCGCCGCGTGTGGGAACACGACGAAGATTTTAAAGAATACCTGCGTTCGGTACGAGTAATGGGCATTGATATGGAAACAGCCACCATTTTTGTGGTGGGTTTTATGAACGATATTCCGCACGGGGCGCTCTTATTAGTATCAGATAACCCCATGACACCGGAAGGGGTAAAAACTGCGGAAAGCGATTTAAAAGTTACTACTAATTTCGTGGAAAAACATTTAAGCATTGGCATCGACGCTATGGTCGAGCTTCGGGATTCCGGTGAATCGGTGAAACATTTACGTTATGAATAA
- a CDS encoding CgeB family protein: MNIVILGLSITSSWGNGHATTFRGLVRELAARGHEILFLERDVPWYASSRDLPNPGYCDTQLYISRDDLQACFTEQVREADLVMVGSYVPEGVLIGQWVMNTAQGMKAFYDIDTPVTLAKLEREDYEYLHPNLIPQYDLYLSFTGGPTLELLEQKYGSPKARPLYCSFDPDLYFPEPQEMNWDLGYLGTYSDDRQPPLEKLMLDAARQWPEGKFVVAGPQYPLSIQWPENTQYIHHLPPAEHREFYNRQRFTQNITRADMIKAGFSPSVRLFEAAACGTPIISDYWDGLDSVFDFDSEILVSYSAQDTLRFLREISETERKAIGERARQKVLNQHTAAHRALEVEQYVREYKPLAKASGHLEER; the protein is encoded by the coding sequence ATGAACATAGTTATCCTGGGTTTATCGATTACTTCTTCCTGGGGTAACGGCCACGCTACTACTTTCCGGGGATTGGTGCGGGAATTAGCAGCCCGGGGCCATGAAATTTTGTTCCTGGAACGCGACGTGCCCTGGTACGCCTCCAGCCGGGATTTACCAAACCCGGGTTACTGCGATACGCAGCTTTATATTTCCCGGGATGATTTACAAGCCTGTTTTACCGAGCAGGTACGCGAGGCCGATTTGGTGATGGTGGGTTCGTATGTTCCGGAAGGAGTTTTGATTGGGCAATGGGTAATGAATACGGCGCAAGGCATGAAAGCTTTTTACGATATTGACACTCCGGTAACTTTAGCCAAACTGGAGCGGGAAGATTACGAATACCTGCACCCTAATTTAATTCCGCAATACGATTTATATTTGTCTTTTACCGGTGGCCCAACTCTGGAGTTACTCGAACAAAAATACGGTTCGCCGAAAGCCAGACCGCTATACTGCTCTTTCGATCCGGACTTATACTTTCCGGAACCACAGGAAATGAATTGGGATTTAGGTTATTTAGGAACCTACAGCGACGACCGGCAACCACCTCTGGAAAAGTTAATGTTGGATGCTGCCCGCCAATGGCCGGAAGGTAAGTTTGTGGTGGCTGGTCCGCAATATCCCCTATCCATCCAGTGGCCTGAGAATACCCAATATATCCATCATCTACCACCAGCGGAGCACCGGGAATTTTATAACCGCCAGCGCTTTACTCAAAATATAACCCGGGCCGATATGATTAAAGCTGGCTTTTCGCCCAGTGTACGCTTGTTCGAAGCTGCTGCCTGTGGTACCCCAATAATTAGTGATTACTGGGATGGTTTAGACTCTGTTTTTGATTTTGATTCGGAAATCTTAGTTTCTTATTCCGCTCAGGATACCTTACGTTTTTTGCGGGAAATTTCGGAAACCGAACGAAAAGCCATCGGCGAGCGAGCTCGGCAAAAAGTGCTAAATCAGCATACCGCCGCCCATCGGGCCTTGGAAGTAGAGCAATACGTTCGGGAATACAAACCACTAGCTAAAGCCAGTGGTCATTTAGAAGAAAGGTAA
- a CDS encoding DUF1573 domain-containing protein: MKVIRLLLFGICLLFIQNFSWAQGILKFEKETHEFGIIAEGGQATYQFKFKNTGNQPVVISNVQPSCGCTTPDWTKEPILPGKSGMVKAVYNSAGRPGAFHKSITVTSNAAPPTQALFIQGTVAEAGSVAVRTTYTPAQKVNSPRLFLAKNNHDFGKLELGQKANATFIIKNTGKQPLIIQGLKSPCNCINYRIPTSEIAPGKEENLELTYTQRLLGEQTERVSFITNDIVSSETTLTLKAKVVESLNTISIIKESSAAVPFK, from the coding sequence ATGAAAGTGATAAGGTTACTATTATTTGGCATTTGCCTTTTATTTATACAAAATTTCTCCTGGGCGCAGGGCATTTTAAAGTTTGAAAAAGAAACCCATGAATTCGGCATTATTGCCGAAGGCGGGCAGGCTACTTACCAATTTAAGTTTAAAAATACCGGAAATCAGCCGGTGGTAATCTCTAACGTACAGCCTTCCTGCGGATGTACTACCCCGGACTGGACGAAAGAGCCTATTTTACCGGGTAAAAGCGGCATGGTTAAAGCCGTATACAACAGTGCCGGGCGTCCGGGGGCTTTTCATAAAAGTATTACGGTAACGAGCAATGCCGCTCCTCCTACCCAAGCGCTTTTTATTCAAGGAACTGTTGCCGAAGCGGGTTCGGTTGCGGTCAGAACCACTTACACGCCGGCCCAGAAAGTTAATTCGCCGCGGCTGTTTCTGGCTAAAAATAACCATGATTTTGGCAAACTTGAATTAGGGCAAAAAGCAAATGCTACTTTTATTATTAAAAACACTGGTAAACAGCCGCTTATCATACAAGGGCTAAAATCACCTTGTAACTGTATTAATTATAGAATTCCGACGTCAGAAATTGCTCCAGGAAAAGAAGAAAATTTGGAACTAACTTATACCCAGCGGCTGTTAGGAGAACAAACAGAGAGAGTAAGTTTTATAACAAACGATATTGTATCCTCTGAAACTACTTTAACTTTAAAGGCTAAAGTAGTGGAGAGTTTAAATACTATAAGCATCATAAAAGAGAGCAGCGCTGCTGTTCCGTTTAAATAG
- the ald gene encoding alanine dehydrogenase: protein MIIGVPKEIKNNENRVALTPAGVTELRKHQHTVYVQSGAGTGSGFTDAEYQKAGAQILPSIEEVYAIADMIIKVKEPITPEYNLIKEGQLIFTYFHFASSEELTHAMIARKAICLAYETVERKDRSLPLLIPMSEVAGRMAPQEGAKYLEKPLKGRGILLGGVPGVKPAHVLILGGGIVGTQAAKIAAGLGAQVTIMDINLTRLRELSDFMPANVITQYSNEYNIREAIKTADLIIGAVLIPGAKAPHLITRDMLKEMKPGTVLVDVAVDQGGCIETCQPTTHENPTYIIDDVVHYCVANMPGAVPYTSTLALTNATLPYAVQLANKGWQKACAENDELRRGLNVVNGEVVYKGVADAWNLTLSSTDALLESV from the coding sequence ATGATAATAGGCGTTCCGAAAGAAATCAAAAATAACGAAAACCGGGTAGCACTTACTCCGGCCGGTGTAACCGAGCTACGAAAACACCAACATACTGTTTACGTGCAAAGTGGCGCCGGCACGGGCAGCGGCTTTACGGATGCTGAATACCAGAAAGCCGGGGCTCAAATTTTGCCTTCCATCGAAGAAGTATATGCTATCGCGGATATGATTATTAAGGTAAAAGAGCCCATTACCCCAGAATATAATTTAATTAAGGAAGGGCAATTAATTTTTACTTATTTTCATTTTGCTTCTTCCGAAGAATTGACCCACGCCATGATAGCCCGCAAAGCTATCTGCCTGGCTTACGAAACGGTGGAGCGGAAAGACCGTTCTCTGCCTTTATTGATTCCGATGAGTGAAGTTGCCGGCCGGATGGCGCCCCAGGAAGGGGCGAAATACTTAGAAAAACCTTTGAAAGGTCGTGGTATCTTATTGGGTGGTGTGCCTGGGGTAAAGCCAGCGCACGTATTAATTTTAGGTGGGGGCATTGTGGGTACGCAGGCCGCCAAAATTGCGGCCGGTTTAGGCGCTCAGGTAACGATTATGGATATTAACCTGACCCGTTTACGCGAACTTTCGGACTTTATGCCGGCCAACGTAATTACGCAATACTCCAACGAATACAATATACGCGAAGCAATTAAAACCGCTGACTTAATTATTGGGGCCGTATTAATTCCCGGAGCCAAAGCTCCTCACCTGATCACCCGCGACATGTTAAAAGAAATGAAACCGGGTACAGTTCTGGTGGACGTTGCCGTGGACCAAGGCGGTTGCATTGAAACCTGCCAACCTACCACGCACGAAAATCCAACTTATATTATTGATGATGTAGTTCATTATTGCGTGGCTAACATGCCGGGCGCGGTACCTTACACTTCTACGCTGGCCTTAACCAATGCTACTTTACCTTATGCTGTACAACTGGCTAATAAAGGTTGGCAAAAGGCCTGTGCCGAAAACGATGAGCTGCGCCGGGGATTAAACGTTGTAAACGGAGAAGTGGTGTATAAAGGTGTGGCCGATGCCTGGAATTTAACTTTAAGCAGTACCGATGCGCTGTTAGAATCTGTATAA
- a CDS encoding TIGR04290 family methyltransferase, which translates to MATLQQEIDQLGPWFHNIHLPDGTQTAPNHTLGDFPAFKWKDIAPFIPTDLSGWKVLDVGCNAGYYTLELAKRGAQVLAIDIDPHYLKQAVWVAQQFGLDNQIEFRQLQVYDVARLEQRFDLIWYMGVLYHLRYPLLSLDILSQKLNRLMIFQTLTMPGEEVAEVPPDLDFNDRDKMRQDGWPKMAFIEQRLAGDITNWWAPNHAGVEAMLRSCGLKISERPAHEIYLCEPDISNTKSSHTWNKSEYLSATGQNWEEAVQAKVSNKNRTLTS; encoded by the coding sequence ATGGCTACATTACAGCAGGAGATTGATCAACTAGGACCTTGGTTTCATAACATTCATTTACCCGATGGTACCCAAACGGCACCTAACCACACTTTAGGAGATTTCCCGGCTTTTAAATGGAAAGATATTGCCCCTTTTATTCCAACTGATTTAAGTGGTTGGAAGGTACTGGATGTGGGCTGCAATGCGGGATATTATACCTTGGAACTGGCAAAACGCGGCGCCCAGGTACTCGCTATTGATATAGATCCGCATTATCTAAAGCAAGCCGTTTGGGTGGCGCAGCAATTTGGTTTAGATAACCAAATAGAATTCCGGCAATTGCAGGTGTACGATGTAGCCCGGTTAGAACAAAGGTTTGATTTGATTTGGTATATGGGAGTACTATATCATTTGCGGTACCCACTTTTATCCTTGGATATTCTCTCCCAGAAATTAAACCGGTTAATGATTTTTCAAACGCTCACCATGCCTGGCGAAGAAGTAGCAGAAGTTCCTCCGGATTTAGATTTTAATGACCGGGATAAAATGCGGCAAGACGGGTGGCCCAAAATGGCCTTTATCGAGCAGCGATTAGCGGGTGATATAACCAACTGGTGGGCTCCCAACCACGCCGGCGTGGAAGCTATGTTGCGCTCCTGCGGTTTAAAAATAAGCGAGCGGCCTGCTCATGAAATATACCTATGCGAACCAGACATATCTAATACGAAAAGCAGTCATACCTGGAATAAGTCGGAATATTTATCGGCAACCGGCCAGAATTGGGAAGAAGCAGTACAAGCTAAAGTATCCAATAAGAACCGGACTTTAACTTCCTGA
- a CDS encoding alpha-ketoacid dehydrogenase subunit alpha/beta — translation MQPVALVQKQALNREEILRDYRLAYESRQASLTGRKEVFMGKAKFGIFGDGKEVAQLAMAKYFRKGDFRSGYYRDQTFMFAIGELTLQQYFAQLYAHADAEAEPATAGRCMNGHFSTRSLDEDGNWKNLMEIKNSSADISPTAAQMPRLLGLAYASKLYRHNPELHEFTNFSARGNEVAFGTIGNASTAEGLFFETINAAGVLQVPMLVSVWDDGYGISVPNEYQITKSNISKVLAGFQRENPEEPGYEIFTAKGWDYEGLCNLYAYAVALCREQHVPVLIHVDEMTQPQGHSTSGSHERYKSKERLAWEEENDCLKCMREWILANEYATTDMLDHLEAEGRETVRQARLAAWNDYIGGVKADHNEALALLERVALETDNSHANQISSIAEELRKNTIPNRYDAIKGVKKALRYLRQERSTGKRNLLGWLERVIGENAERYNSYLISQSEDSPLLVEEIKPEYDENSPLVDAREVLRACFAAALTREPRLFAIGEDVGKIGDVNQAFAGLQEKFGELRVTDTGIRESTIVGQGIGAALRGLRPIAEIQYLDYLIYALQTLSDDLACLHYRTKGGQKAPVIIRTRGHRLEGVWHSGSQIGMVLSTLRGMHVLVPRNMTQAAGFYNTLLKSDDPAILIECLNGYRLKERMPSNIGELTVPLGLPEILRQGEHITVVTYGSMCRVVMEAAQQLAEFNISVEVIDVQTLLPFDLTNVILESVKKTNKIIFADEDVPGGGTGFMMQQVIDGQGAYQWLDAQPRCVSAQDHRPSYSSDGDYFSKPNVEDIFDAVYEMMHEADPANYPAIY, via the coding sequence ATGCAACCTGTTGCCCTGGTACAAAAGCAAGCTCTCAACCGAGAGGAAATTCTTCGCGATTACCGTTTGGCTTACGAAAGCCGGCAAGCAAGTCTCACCGGCCGAAAAGAAGTATTCATGGGGAAGGCAAAATTTGGCATATTCGGGGACGGCAAAGAAGTAGCGCAGTTGGCCATGGCGAAGTATTTTCGTAAGGGCGACTTCCGTTCGGGCTATTACCGCGATCAAACTTTTATGTTTGCCATCGGCGAACTTACCTTACAGCAGTATTTTGCGCAATTATACGCTCATGCCGACGCAGAAGCAGAGCCGGCCACAGCAGGCCGCTGCATGAATGGTCATTTCAGTACCCGTTCTCTGGACGAAGATGGCAACTGGAAAAACCTGATGGAGATAAAAAACTCCAGTGCCGATATTTCTCCTACGGCCGCTCAAATGCCCCGTTTATTAGGTTTGGCCTATGCTTCTAAATTATACCGGCATAACCCGGAATTACACGAGTTTACTAATTTTTCTGCTCGGGGCAACGAAGTAGCTTTTGGTACCATTGGCAACGCCTCTACGGCTGAAGGTTTGTTTTTTGAAACCATTAACGCCGCGGGTGTTTTGCAGGTCCCTATGTTGGTTTCCGTCTGGGACGATGGTTATGGCATCTCCGTTCCCAACGAATACCAGATTACAAAAAGCAATATTTCGAAGGTGCTGGCAGGTTTTCAACGGGAAAACCCCGAGGAGCCCGGTTATGAGATTTTTACGGCGAAAGGCTGGGATTATGAGGGACTCTGTAATTTGTATGCGTATGCGGTAGCATTGTGCCGGGAACAACATGTGCCGGTATTAATCCATGTGGACGAAATGACCCAACCGCAAGGTCATTCCACTTCTGGTTCGCACGAACGATATAAATCAAAAGAACGCCTGGCTTGGGAAGAAGAAAATGATTGCCTCAAGTGCATGCGCGAATGGATTTTGGCCAACGAATACGCTACCACCGATATGCTCGATCACCTGGAAGCGGAAGGCAGAGAAACCGTACGACAAGCACGGTTGGCGGCTTGGAATGACTATATTGGCGGGGTAAAAGCGGACCACAACGAAGCATTAGCCTTACTGGAGCGAGTAGCCTTGGAAACAGATAATTCGCACGCGAACCAGATTTCCAGCATTGCGGAAGAACTGCGTAAAAACACTATACCCAATCGTTATGATGCGATAAAAGGTGTTAAAAAAGCCTTGCGTTATCTTCGTCAGGAGCGTTCTACGGGTAAACGGAATCTTTTGGGTTGGCTGGAACGGGTTATTGGTGAAAATGCAGAGCGCTACAATTCCTATTTAATAAGTCAATCGGAAGATTCGCCGTTGCTGGTAGAAGAAATAAAACCCGAATACGACGAGAACAGCCCCTTAGTAGATGCCCGGGAAGTATTGCGTGCTTGTTTTGCGGCCGCTCTTACCCGGGAACCGCGGTTATTTGCTATCGGCGAAGACGTTGGTAAAATAGGAGATGTGAACCAGGCTTTCGCTGGCCTTCAGGAAAAATTTGGCGAGTTGCGGGTAACCGATACTGGAATCCGGGAAAGTACGATTGTAGGGCAAGGAATTGGCGCAGCGCTGCGCGGATTACGACCCATTGCTGAAATACAGTACCTGGATTATTTGATTTACGCCCTTCAAACCTTATCCGATGATTTGGCCTGCCTACATTACCGGACAAAAGGTGGTCAGAAAGCACCGGTTATTATCCGGACCCGTGGTCACCGGTTAGAAGGAGTGTGGCATTCCGGTTCGCAAATCGGCATGGTGCTGAGTACCTTACGGGGCATGCATGTATTAGTACCCCGCAACATGACCCAAGCTGCTGGTTTTTATAATACTTTATTAAAATCAGACGATCCGGCTATACTAATAGAATGTTTAAACGGCTATCGCTTAAAAGAACGAATGCCGAGCAATATCGGTGAATTAACGGTTCCGTTGGGGTTACCGGAAATTTTACGGCAAGGGGAGCATATTACCGTTGTTACCTATGGTTCTATGTGCCGGGTAGTAATGGAAGCGGCGCAACAATTAGCCGAATTTAATATTTCGGTAGAAGTTATTGATGTGCAAACGTTACTGCCTTTTGACCTTACTAATGTAATCTTAGAATCGGTTAAGAAGACGAACAAAATAATTTTTGCGGATGAAGATGTGCCCGGAGGAGGCACCGGTTTTATGATGCAGCAGGTAATAGATGGTCAAGGTGCTTACCAGTGGTTAGATGCGCAACCTCGGTGTGTTTCGGCCCAGGATCATCGTCCTTCTTACTCCTCGGATGGGGATTACTTTTCTAAACCAAACGTGGAAGATATTTTTGATGCGGTGTACGAAATGATGCACGAGGCAGATCCGGCAAATTATCCGGCTATTTATTAA